The following is a genomic window from Syntrophaceae bacterium.
ACGTGGAGATCCACCCCGCGGATGCCGCCGCGCTGGGCGTCGGTCCCGGCGACCGGGTCCGTGTCACCTCGCGCCGGGGCAGCATCGTCACGACTGCGCGGATCTCGGACCGGGTCGTCAAGGGAAGCATCTTCGCCCCCTTCCACTTCACCGAGGCGAGGGCCAACGTGCTGACCAACCCGGTGCTCGACCCGGCCTGCAAGACGCCGGAGTACAAGGTATGCGCCGTGAAATTGGAAAAGGACCATGAAGCCGAGGCGCGATAGGATAGAGGAAGCAAAAACGGTATCCGGGGCCGCCGGCTGCGTCGAGTGCGGCCGCTGCGTGGCGGCTTGCCCCATGGCGGAGATGTACGCCGATTTCGGCATCCAGATGTCGCCCAGGGGCATCATCAAGAAGACCCTCGTGGGCGACGATGTCGTGGCGGACAGGAACATCTGGTACTGCACGGAGTGCAACAGCGGAACCGACGTCTGTCCCCAGGGGGTGAGCTGCCGGGACCTGATCCGCAAGCTCCGGGAAGCGGCCATCGAGGAGAACGTCGTCGAGGACGCGAAGCGCTGCCGGGCCTGCGGCCGGTTCTTCCTGGCCGTGCCCGTCGAGGATTTCGTGCTCGGCAGGCTGAAGGCGGAGCCGGCAAACGTCCTCGAGGCCCTCGAGACGTGCCCGTCCTGCCGGCGCGAGATCTATTTGCTGCGCAACGCATGACCCGCCCTCACCTCAATCCTCCCCCGCCGGGGGAGAGGACTTGCGGGGCAAGGGTTCCCAGAGGACCGAACAGACTGACAGACCGGACAGACCATTAGAATGGAAGCATCCAGACAGCTCGAACCCCAACTGACACTCGAGGACCTGCGGCCGCGCAGGCCGGAGAAGAAGACGCTCTCCGACCGCTTCATGCCGCGGCGAAACGGCTACATCCTCTTCGACCCCGAGAAGTGCACGGGCTGCGGGACCTGCGAGATGATCTGCTCGACGCGCAACGTCGCGAAGGTCGCCCCGGCATCGGCCAGCGTCAAGGTCCTCACCGACGAGAGGCTCGGGAAGAACTTCGCCGTTCTGTGTCAGCATTGCCGGAGGCCCCTGTGCCTCGAGGCCTGCCCCACGCGGGCCATCGAAAAGGGCGACGACGGCATCGTGCGGATCAACGACCTGTTCTGCGTGGACTGCGGCCTCTGCACCATGGCCTGCCCGGAGGCCGCCCCCCTCAAGGACCCCGGAAGCGGCGATATCCACAAGTGCGATCTCTGCGAGGGGGACCCGCTGTGCGTGAAGCACTGTCCCGAGGGCGCCCTCACCTATACCCGCGGCAAGGCCTTCCGCTGGATCAAGGCGGCCCGCTGGGGCGTCCAGGCCTTGTCGTTTCTCTTCCTCGTCATCCTCGTCGTGGGCACCTTCTGCTGGTTCCGCGCGGGCACCGTAAGCCTTTCCTGCCCGACGGGGACG
Proteins encoded in this region:
- a CDS encoding 4Fe-4S dicluster domain-containing protein, whose amino-acid sequence is MKPRRDRIEEAKTVSGAAGCVECGRCVAACPMAEMYADFGIQMSPRGIIKKTLVGDDVVADRNIWYCTECNSGTDVCPQGVSCRDLIRKLREAAIEENVVEDAKRCRACGRFFLAVPVEDFVLGRLKAEPANVLEALETCPSCRREIYLLRNA